In Vicia villosa cultivar HV-30 ecotype Madison, WI unplaced genomic scaffold, Vvil1.0 ctg.000077F_1_1, whole genome shotgun sequence, a single window of DNA contains:
- the LOC131623698 gene encoding protein ENDOPLASMIC RETICULUM-ARRESTED PEN3-like, which translates to MEEESTSNATVESNTSDRIKLNVGGKLFETTLSTIRSGGPDSLLFALSNRFSNDPNPVFIDRDPEIFSVLLSLLRTTHLPSTAFRFSKQELADEANFYGIDSHLKAATSPPPFSGIDASIVGTVRPASEGFPSTFTAADNGSVWIAHGGQLSSYDWNLIHSATVRTHLDDIKSICRVWPEIAAVGTASDAGLHFYNFSGSRHVGSIHWSDPTDPRIFKARVNAITASENSVFASFDCSHRENCILEVDKAKIQIVSQLGRQSGNQAKHMVPMKLTWIQSTGVLVGSAVTGGAFGYSGYIRLWDPKSGEVVWETHEPGASGRSSRFGDSFSAIEVDVEKMLLFKLCSKSGDLAMADMRRLGDDPWIYLKEKNPSLWTDGGDGSTSSVVHCYKGQVFVGRGGELEVWSRVQEVVECESERERESDGEGVYRRNFVDKREDSRKGVIKKIEGGGDRLFISREDVEGIEVWESSHSAGAISVL; encoded by the coding sequence ATGGAGGAAGAGAGCACTTCGAACGCCACCGTAGAGTCCAATACCAGTGACCGCATCAAGCTTAACGTTGGCGGAAAGCTCTTCGAGACCACGCTTTCTACTATCCGCTCCGGCGGTCCAGACTCCCTCCTTTTCGCACTATCCAACCGCTTTTCCAACGACCCGAACCCGGTTTTCATAGACCGCGACCCAGAGATCTTCTCGGTTCTCCTCTCTCTCCTCCGCACCACCCACCTCCCTTCCACCGCCTTCCGCTTCTCCAAGCAAGAACTCGCCGACGAAGCCAACTTCTACGGCATTGACTCTCACCTCAAGGCCGCCACTTCTCCACCGCCCTTCTCCGGCATCGATGCTTCAATTGTCGGAACCGTCCGTCCTGCATCCGAAGGCTTCCCTTCCACTTTCACCGCCGCGGATAACGGCTCTGTCTGGATCGCTCACGGTGGTCAACTATCAAGCTACGACTGGAACCTAATCCACTCCGCAACGGTTCGCACTCACCTCGATGATATCAAATCGATTTGCAGAGTCTGGCCAGAGATCGCGGCTGTCGGAACTGCATCCGATGCCGGTTTACACTTTTACAACTTCTCCGGCAGTCGCCATGTAGGTTCAATTCATTGGAGCGATCCAACGGATCCGCGAATCTTCAAAGCGCGAGTCAACGCGATAACCGCATCGGAGAATTCCGTTTTCGCCTCATTCGATTGTTCTCACAGGGAGAATTGCATCCTCGAGGTTGATAAGGCTAAGATCCAGATCGTGTCGCAATTAGGTCGACAATCGGGGAACCAGGCGAAGCACATGGTTCCCATGAAATTGACGTGGATACAGTCCACCGGAGTTCTCGTAGGGAGCGCGGTCACTGGCGGAGCGTTTGGTTACTCCGGATACATCCGGTTGTGGGATCCTAAGTCCGGGGAGGTGGTTTGGGAAACACACGAACCAGGCGCGTCGGGTAGGAGCAGTAGGTTTGGGGATTCATTTTCTGCTATAGAGGTTGATGTTGAAAAGATGTTACTATTTAAGTTGTGCTCGAAGTCCGGGGATTTAGCTATGGCAGATATGCGTCGTTTGGGTGATGATCCTTGGATTTATTTGAAGGAGAAGAACCCTAGTTTATGGACAGATGGTGGTGATGGGAGTACTAGTAGTGTGGTACATTGTTACAAGGGACAAGTTTTTGTAGGGAGAGGTGGAGAGTTGGAGGTTTGGTCAAGGGTGCAAGAGGTGGTAGAATGTGAGAGTGAGAGGGAGAGGGAGAGTGACGGCGAGGGAGTTTATAGGAGGAATTTTGTCGATAAGAGAGAGGACTCGAGGAAAGGAGTGATCAAGAAGATTGAAGGTGGCGGGGATAGGTTGTTTATTAGCAGAGAAGATGTTGAAGGTATTGAAGTGTGGGAAAGTTCCCATTCTGCTGGAGCCATTTCTGTTTTGTGA